The following are from one region of the Rhizobacter sp. AJA081-3 genome:
- a CDS encoding formylmethanofuran dehydrogenase, with product MTTSSAAAGVWTCPFCPLACDHLDVRVGAGDEPLKLQGGHCERASQALGHFASLPKAASPEVDGQPASLDSALAAAAALLSASRQPLFAGLGSDVAGTRALYPLACATGAIWDSAGGDALVQGLRALQDRGQFTTTLAEVRTRADLIVFVGGLPMAIAPLIRERLGIGDAQVSQRHVVVIGPTDSDVATLAGWAGAGVTVESIAPQGDLFDTLSVLCALVAKRPLANAPTELRALAERLHAARYAVLVGAPPRLPAQGALIVESVHQTVGHLNRKTRAAALWIGGGNGAATANQVFAWLSGLPVRSRAGPRGLEHEPLRFGAARLLDDGAVDAMLWVASFDAQSAPPATTLPLVVLGHPALAAQCRRPGAVFIPVGTPGIGSAGHVFRTDGTVLMPLHAVRPDALPGVAEVAKRLLQALPARSAA from the coding sequence ATGACCACTTCTTCCGCGGCCGCCGGCGTCTGGACCTGCCCGTTCTGCCCCCTGGCCTGCGACCACCTCGACGTGCGCGTGGGCGCCGGCGACGAGCCGCTGAAGCTGCAGGGCGGGCACTGCGAGCGGGCCAGCCAGGCGCTCGGCCACTTCGCCAGCCTGCCGAAGGCCGCTTCGCCCGAAGTCGACGGCCAGCCGGCCAGTCTCGATTCGGCACTCGCCGCCGCGGCCGCGCTGCTCTCGGCGAGCCGGCAGCCGCTGTTCGCCGGCCTGGGCAGCGATGTCGCCGGCACCCGCGCGTTGTACCCGCTGGCCTGCGCCACCGGCGCGATCTGGGATTCGGCCGGCGGCGATGCGCTGGTGCAGGGCCTGCGCGCCTTGCAGGACCGTGGCCAGTTCACCACCACGCTGGCCGAGGTGCGCACGCGTGCCGACCTGATCGTCTTCGTCGGCGGCTTGCCGATGGCGATCGCACCGCTGATCCGCGAGCGGCTCGGCATCGGCGACGCGCAGGTTTCGCAGCGGCACGTGGTCGTGATCGGGCCGACGGACAGCGACGTGGCCACGCTGGCCGGTTGGGCTGGCGCGGGTGTCACGGTGGAGTCCATCGCGCCGCAGGGGGACCTGTTCGACACCCTGTCTGTGCTTTGCGCGCTGGTCGCGAAGCGGCCGCTGGCCAACGCCCCCACTGAATTGCGTGCGCTGGCCGAGCGCCTGCACGCGGCCCGCTACGCCGTGCTGGTGGGTGCGCCGCCGCGGCTGCCGGCGCAGGGCGCCTTGATCGTCGAGTCGGTGCACCAGACGGTGGGGCATCTGAATCGCAAGACCCGTGCGGCCGCCTTGTGGATCGGCGGCGGCAATGGCGCGGCCACCGCCAACCAGGTGTTCGCCTGGCTGTCAGGCCTGCCGGTGCGCTCGCGTGCCGGCCCGCGCGGGCTGGAGCACGAGCCCTTGCGATTCGGCGCGGCACGCCTGCTCGACGACGGCGCCGTCGACGCAATGCTGTGGGTGGCGAGCTTCGATGCGCAGTCCGCGCCACCGGCCACGACGCTGCCGCTGGTCGTGCTCGGTCACCCGGCCCTGGCGGCGCAGTGCCGCCGGCCCGGCGCGGTGTTCATTCCCGTCGGCACGCCGGGCATCGGCAGTGCGGGCCATGTGTTCCGCACCGACGGCACGGTGCTGATGCCGCTGCACGCGGTGCGGCCCGATGCGCTGCCCGGCGTGGCCGAGGTGGCGAAACGATTGCTGCAGGCCTTGCCGGCCAGGAGCGCCGCATGA
- a CDS encoding HisA/HisF-related TIM barrel protein, which translates to MILIPVIDLMHGQVVRAVRGDRQSYRPIVSTLCEGSDPVEVARALCAHCDSNRLYAADLDALTGGTAQAEVLRRILQAMPELEFWVDAGFADADAALQLRERIGSEADRVVTIIASESLRSRDELARCFAGRDGGRERGVLSLDRRDGQRLDPAGCWELPQLWPSRVIVMTLERVGADAGPDLATLREVQERSPGTKLVGAGGIRHAADLDAARDAGAYAWLVASALHDGRLPPVRR; encoded by the coding sequence ATGATCCTCATCCCCGTGATCGACCTGATGCACGGCCAGGTGGTGCGCGCCGTGCGCGGCGACCGGCAGTCGTACCGGCCGATTGTCTCCACCTTGTGCGAAGGCAGCGATCCGGTGGAGGTGGCGCGCGCGTTGTGCGCCCATTGCGATTCGAACCGGCTGTACGCCGCCGACCTCGACGCGCTGACCGGCGGCACGGCGCAGGCCGAGGTGCTGCGGCGCATCTTGCAGGCCATGCCCGAGCTGGAGTTCTGGGTCGATGCCGGCTTTGCCGATGCGGATGCGGCGCTGCAACTGCGCGAACGCATCGGGTCCGAGGCCGATCGCGTGGTGACGATCATCGCCAGCGAGTCGCTGCGCTCGCGCGACGAACTGGCGCGCTGTTTTGCCGGGCGAGACGGCGGCCGCGAACGCGGCGTGCTCTCGCTGGACCGACGCGACGGCCAGCGTCTCGACCCGGCCGGCTGCTGGGAGCTGCCGCAGCTGTGGCCCAGCCGTGTGATCGTGATGACGCTGGAACGCGTGGGCGCCGATGCCGGCCCGGACCTCGCCACGTTGCGCGAGGTGCAGGAACGTTCGCCGGGCACGAAGCTGGTCGGCGCCGGCGGCATCCGCCACGCGGCCGACCTCGACGCCGCCCGTGACGCCGGCGCGTACGCATGGCTGGTGGCCAGCGCGCTGCACGATGGGCGCTTGCCGCCGGTGCGCCGCTGA
- a CDS encoding ATP-grasp domain-containing protein, with protein MMQVFVYEYLSGGGAVDDPTAETLLPQGLAMRDALVADLLASGHCDVTAATCAQAGALPAGAAETAAREGETPLDFVARLAVEHEAVWVIAPETGGCLADFERMVGAPRWLGCDAQSIATASSKGATLRHLAAHEVATPLAHADGAAAWVVKPDDGAGSVDTRVHAHLATAQADLAARQGRGESAWMEPWVEGQALSLSLLCELGRAELLSVNRQHMRHGDGGALHYEGVEIDVMPALDPRRKTLAALAARVAAAMPGLRGFVGIDIVCPPRGMPVVIEINPRLTCAFVGLSRRLGRCLAAEVLALQRLERADA; from the coding sequence ATGATGCAGGTGTTTGTCTACGAGTATCTCAGCGGCGGCGGCGCGGTGGACGACCCGACCGCCGAGACGCTTCTGCCGCAGGGCCTGGCGATGCGCGATGCGCTGGTCGCCGACCTGCTGGCCAGCGGGCATTGTGACGTCACCGCGGCCACCTGTGCGCAAGCCGGCGCCCTGCCCGCCGGCGCGGCCGAGACGGCGGCACGCGAAGGCGAGACGCCGCTGGACTTTGTCGCGCGCCTGGCCGTGGAACACGAGGCAGTGTGGGTCATCGCCCCCGAGACCGGCGGATGCCTGGCCGACTTCGAGCGGATGGTCGGTGCGCCGCGCTGGCTGGGCTGCGACGCGCAGAGCATCGCCACCGCGTCGAGCAAGGGAGCCACGCTGCGCCACCTCGCAGCGCACGAGGTCGCCACGCCGCTGGCCCACGCCGACGGCGCGGCGGCATGGGTGGTCAAGCCCGACGACGGCGCGGGCAGCGTCGACACCCGCGTGCACGCCCACCTGGCCACGGCCCAGGCCGACCTCGCCGCGCGCCAGGGCCGTGGCGAGAGCGCCTGGATGGAGCCCTGGGTCGAAGGACAGGCGCTGAGCCTGTCACTGCTGTGCGAGCTCGGCCGCGCCGAGTTGCTGAGCGTCAACCGGCAGCACATGCGCCACGGCGACGGCGGCGCGCTGCACTATGAGGGCGTCGAGATCGACGTGATGCCTGCGCTCGACCCGCGCCGCAAGACGCTCGCCGCGCTGGCCGCGCGCGTGGCTGCGGCGATGCCAGGCCTGCGCGGCTTCGTCGGCATCGACATCGTCTGCCCGCCGCGCGGCATGCCGGTGGTCATCGAGATCAATCCGCGGCTGACCTGCGCCTTCGTCGGCCTGTCGCGCCGGCTCGGCCGCTGTCTGGCTGCCGAGGTGCTGGCCCTGCAGCGACTGGAGCGCGCCGATGCGTGA
- a CDS encoding hydantoinase/oxoprolinase family protein, producing MRERKVIGWDIGGAHVKAALLRGGAVLDAAQWPCPLWQGLDHLERVLAQAQARWPALGEHAHAVTMTGEMVDLFAHREDGVQRIAGLLAGHLPTPRFFAGDGGWFGAAQAGTQWEQIASANWLATARHAARAMPQAEGLLVDIGSTTTDLIAFRRGHVLTASRSDAQRLQHGELVYQGVVRTPLCALAQRIDWRGARLNVMNEFFATTADVYRLTGELDAAHDQHPSADNAPKDAAHTRARLARMIGLDERDGSAAQWLAFAQAWRSEQLAELRGQIERVVADHDLAAGATVVAAGCGAFLVPELVPEGWRFAAYASEVARLAPDALAGVAGWVQVGAPAVAVAALYGQEQA from the coding sequence ATGCGTGAACGCAAGGTGATCGGCTGGGACATCGGCGGCGCGCACGTGAAGGCCGCGTTGCTGCGCGGCGGCGCGGTGCTCGACGCGGCGCAATGGCCCTGCCCGCTGTGGCAGGGCCTCGACCATCTCGAACGCGTGCTCGCGCAGGCGCAGGCCCGCTGGCCGGCGCTGGGCGAACATGCCCATGCGGTGACCATGACGGGTGAGATGGTCGATCTGTTCGCGCACCGCGAAGACGGCGTGCAACGCATCGCCGGGCTGCTGGCCGGCCACCTGCCGACGCCGCGCTTCTTCGCCGGCGATGGGGGCTGGTTCGGCGCCGCGCAGGCTGGCACGCAGTGGGAACAGATCGCCTCGGCCAACTGGCTGGCCACCGCGCGCCACGCGGCGCGGGCCATGCCGCAGGCAGAAGGGCTGCTGGTGGACATCGGCAGCACCACCACCGACCTGATCGCCTTTCGCCGCGGCCACGTGCTCACTGCCAGCCGCAGCGACGCGCAGCGCCTGCAGCACGGCGAGCTGGTCTACCAGGGCGTGGTGCGCACGCCGCTGTGTGCGCTGGCGCAGCGCATCGACTGGCGTGGTGCGCGGCTGAACGTGATGAACGAGTTCTTCGCCACCACCGCCGACGTCTACCGCCTGACGGGTGAGCTCGACGCGGCACACGACCAGCACCCCAGCGCCGACAACGCGCCCAAGGATGCGGCGCACACGCGCGCCCGGTTGGCCCGGATGATCGGCCTGGACGAACGCGACGGCAGTGCCGCGCAGTGGCTGGCCTTTGCGCAGGCCTGGCGCAGCGAGCAACTGGCGGAGCTGCGCGGCCAGATCGAGCGGGTCGTGGCCGATCACGACCTCGCCGCCGGTGCCACCGTGGTCGCCGCGGGCTGCGGCGCCTTTCTCGTGCCGGAGCTGGTGCCCGAGGGCTGGCGTTTCGCGGCCTATGCGAGCGAGGTCGCACGCCTCGCACCCGATGCGCTGGCCGGAGTGGCGGGCTGGGTCCAGGTGGGCGCACCAGCCGTGGCGGTGGCAGCGCTGTACGGGCAGGAGCAGGCCTGA
- a CDS encoding aspartate kinase, which yields MWVVKIGGSLNNDPVLPQWLELLAQLGGGRVTLVCGGGGFADEVRRAQGHWHFGDLQAHNMAVLAMAQSAYLAHGLRPELRLANNKAELHEVLHSGHTAVWLPFDWLREQPGANTSWELSSDSIALDLARRLNAERLVVVKSCAIDPAASLADLSASGVLDGRFATIAAGAAFPIDVMHRAELARMRSLLLGEARLNGA from the coding sequence ATGTGGGTCGTGAAGATCGGCGGCAGCCTGAACAACGACCCCGTGCTGCCGCAGTGGCTGGAACTGCTCGCCCAGCTCGGCGGCGGCCGCGTCACGCTGGTGTGCGGCGGCGGCGGCTTCGCCGACGAGGTGCGGCGTGCGCAGGGGCATTGGCACTTCGGCGACTTGCAGGCGCACAACATGGCGGTGCTGGCGATGGCGCAATCGGCCTACCTCGCCCACGGCCTGCGCCCGGAACTGCGCCTGGCGAACAACAAGGCCGAGCTGCACGAGGTGCTGCACAGCGGCCACACCGCGGTATGGCTGCCCTTCGACTGGCTGCGCGAGCAGCCCGGCGCCAACACCAGCTGGGAGCTGAGTTCCGACAGCATTGCACTGGATCTCGCCCGACGGCTCAATGCCGAGCGTCTGGTGGTGGTGAAGTCCTGCGCGATCGACCCGGCCGCGAGCCTGGCCGACCTGAGCGCCAGTGGCGTGCTCGACGGCCGCTTCGCGACCATCGCCGCCGGCGCGGCCTTCCCGATCGACGTGATGCACCGCGCCGAACTGGCGCGCATGCGCTCGCTGCTGCTCGGCGAGGCCCGGCTCAACGGCGCGTGA